In a single window of the Bacillota bacterium genome:
- a CDS encoding methylmalonyl-CoA mutase family protein yields HTNSRDEALALPSEESVQIALRTQQIIAYESGVADTVDPLAGSYYVESLTNQIERAAADYIRRIDEMGGAIAAIERGFIQKEIEDSAYKYQRALESGEQTVVGLNKFQIKEAPPKGLLKVDPAVGELQRKKLAHLRASRDADAVSRSLDALKRAAEGDTNLIPFILDAVKAYATLGEICDTLRGVFGEYKPSGSL; encoded by the coding sequence CACACCAACTCAAGGGACGAAGCCTTGGCTCTGCCCAGCGAGGAATCGGTCCAGATTGCCCTTCGCACGCAGCAGATCATCGCCTACGAAAGCGGCGTCGCCGACACTGTCGACCCGCTTGCCGGGTCCTACTACGTAGAGTCACTCACTAACCAGATCGAACGGGCAGCGGCTGACTACATCCGCCGCATCGATGAGATGGGTGGGGCGATCGCCGCGATCGAGCGGGGCTTCATCCAAAAGGAAATCGAGGATTCTGCCTACAAGTACCAGCGCGCCCTCGAGTCGGGTGAGCAGACCGTGGTCGGGCTCAACAAGTTCCAAATCAAGGAGGCCCCTCCGAAAGGCCTGCTGAAAGTGGACCCGGCAGTCGGAGAACTCCAGAGGAAGAAACTCGCCCACCTCCGGGCGAGCCGGGACGCAGACGCAGTCTCCAGGTCCCTCGACGCGCTCAAGCGGGCAGCGGAAGGTGACACGAACCTAATTCCCTTCATCCTCGACGCAGTGAAAGCCTACGCCACTCTGGGTGAGATCTGCGATACGCTGCGCGGGGTCTTCGGGGAGTACAAACCATCGGGGAGCCTGTAG